CAAAATTTCATGTGGGACCCACtccgggtcccaaaaaaatccaaaaaaatatccataaacttTAAGATATTGTTTTATGGGGccatgtaaaaaaatcagctccaacgaatatcggtaagtattatttctagattcgTAAAGGCGAAACTACGCAGTTACGCAATTTCGCCCTTACGAATCGAAAAATAATACTTATTAATATTTGAATGTTTATCACTATATATAAAAAGTAATGAACCAAATGGGATGATCAATcattcaatcaatcaatctctctctcgaGATGATCAATcattcaatctctctctctctctctctctctctctctctctctatatatatatatatatatatatctataataaaacagaagggtgtggggacaagttgttagaacggtttagattcatttgattcaaaggctgtagtgcatcctcccactttCCGGTTAAGTGCCtatgatttttatctaaattacacaactgtcatccccttccaatcggaatgcgtagtgccgtaaACACAGTCTAGCACTAGTATATATAAAGTAATGAACCAAATGAGATgatcacacactctctctctctctccgatcacTAAAAAAGTAACGAAACCAAATGGGATGATAAAGTTTCACTTTATTATTGCTGCTCAAAGTAAAGTTTCACTTTATTAggtacattattttttttaatagccaTATGATATGATGCTATCATGAGATAATTTGGAAATGTGAAAATTCGCAAGGGCAATTGCAATGATCTTACATATTTGAATGTCTTTTAATTTGTCTAAATGCTGCACTGATCTTGTATGTGGAAATCTTAAAAGAAATCGTAAATCTAAAGTTTCTTATTGACCTTCCTTATTAAAATTCTTAGAGCCGCCACTAATTCTAGTGGAAAGAACAACAAGTCAAGGGGTTATTGACCCATTTATAATCCACACGAGACTGCCATCAAATAACACGTATTTATAATAGAGATGACACAAACAATTCACGCGACAATAGTATACACGCAGTCATGCTAGTTCTGCCCCTCTGCTATTACCAGAGGATGCGTGTCTTTTTTAACTTTTGACATGATGTTAATACCATGGGGTACATGTGACCAAAAGCTAGCTGCTTGAAATTGACCGAAGCTACTCAATgctaatttttgttttgcttctttttttatgaaacaCCGATAGACGTACATTTCCAAGAAGCTCAAGGTTGGTCGGTCCCCTAGAAATCTAGCTAGAATCATTACTTATCAATTATGGCCAGGTGAAAAATGCGATTACAAGTTAATGTCCAAATTATGATGGTTGTTAGTGGACTTAAATGAACAGACGTACATTTGCACAGTTTGCCACCATTGCCTCTGTTttatgaacctttttttttttgaatcataaGGTCAGGATTCAAGATAGTTCAGGCTTATATATGTAgtagtatatatttttcactATTTCATAActtgtttatgaattttttggtgTATTTGTTGGGATGTCCAGCCATTCTCATTGCATAAAATTTGCAAAGAAAAGATTTATCCTAcaaaaaatgagtaaaatatttttcattaattggatgaaaatatcTAGTAAGTTACTGGTTTGCATTCTActaagttattttctgaaatgaactTGCTGTCTTCTACAACAATTCTCACTGCTTAATTTTCATAATTGTCAGTCCTGACTCACgttcaattctctctctttgtacTATTTcgtcgatttttgaaaatatttttcatgtatcaaccaaacataaaaaaataaaaatttaaagtttattttatgaaaaaatactttacataaaaaacattttacatcgaaacaaacctGAACTTAATTGATTGTCTCTCAGTGCCAAAAACAAATTCATAAATGGTTTTTGTGTTCTACCTACTGCCGTGTCAAGCATGCGGCTGTAGACCGCATCAAGTCTGAccaatattttatattttaatggttCGACTTCGAGTTGGTGGAATTGTGAGTAACATGGGTCTTATTTTTTCCATCTATTATTTCTGTCTGTATACGATAAGAGACACCAACTTTCCACTACGCGCATCCTATCCTGTCCTATCCTGGGGTgaaattcaattcaattcaattctcCCCATCCCACACGGTCTGGTCTTGAGTTCAGATGCTACTCGCTTTTTGGTCAGGCTATGGGAACCCCGTTGAAATACGTACACCGGTGTACAATAGTTCGGGAGCATAGACACGTGGTACTCCGGATCATTTTATAATTATACTTTTCTATAGGGTTTATCATTAAGTATATGAATCCCACAAACACGTGCGATTGTAAAGTGATTCGAAATATCACGTGATGGTACTCCTGAAGTCTTGAATAATTACTCACCTTTAACccaacaagaaaagaagaaaagtcgCGGAGTTATTCGCCATGGATTTGGACGTTTTAAAATATATAGCTAAAACCATCACCAAACTGGTGCTCCAAATAGACCCAAGCCTTGGaagaatttttcagtgccgatcGGGTACCACGTGATATCCGCTCAGCATATTCGAACCGTCGATtgcgtttttggacggctcggatttaaaGAGAGAAAGTATTGGAATGAGAGGAGAGATAGAGTTTCAATTCGAGAGCGCCAAGcaggtaccacgtgggatatatcCGCTCCGCACTGAAAACGTTTTCCAACTTCCAAGTCAAACAACACTGTCAAAAAGTGTCGAACGACCCCATTCAAAACGCTGTAAAGACCAGTTCCACTGCATTTTACGCTCACCCCCTACCTCTTCTCATCTGTATATAAACCCTCCATTAGTCCCCAGAAAGCTCACTTCTATCCTCCAGCCCAAAAACCTCTTCAAACACAAAGCCTAGCTACTAGCCAGTAGTGATCATGGCCACCACTCAAGCTTCGATTTTCCTTTCCCGCTCCGCTTCGCCTTCTCCCACACCAACCCCAAAAGTTCAAACCCATCGTCTTTCAGCTCGCAAGTTGAACGGCCAACAGAAATTCCACACCATGACCAAGACTTCGACCGAGAGGCATAGGAATAGGAGTAGgataaatacaagaaaagaaGCAGAACCCAATATAGAGGCGTCTGAAGAGCTCCATAGCATAATGAATCTCGTAGCAGATAGAGCCGAAATGCACAAAAACATCGGAATACAACGAGATAACTGGAACCATCTCCTCTTATCTTCCATCAACGGCATGACGGTAACAGCAGCCACTATGGCCGCCCTCGCAGCCGTTAGTGGAGAAGGGAATTCCCTTCTGGCACTAAAGCTGTCTTCCACTATACTGTACGCGGCTGCCACTGGGGTTTCGTTGGTGATGAACAAGATCCAACCGTCTCAACTCGCAGAAGAACAAAGAAACGCTTCGAGGTTGTTGAAGCAACTTCATGAGCAGATAAAATCTAGGATCACTCTGCGAAAACCGACTTCTAATGATGTGAAGGATGCAATGGAGAGGGTTTTGGCCATAGATAGAGCTTACCCGCTTCCTTTGCTCGGAGCTATGCTCGATAAGTTTCCCAAAGCTGTGGAGCCTGCCGTGTGGTGGCCAAAGGAGATGAGAAACCAAAAGGAGAGTTTTGGTGGTGGGAGGGGTGAGGGGAGGAGAAACGGGTGGAGCAAAGAGCTTGAAGAAGAGATGAGAGGGGTTGTTGGGGTGATGAAGAGGAAGGATAGTGCTGAGTATTTGAGGCTAAGTAAACTGGTGTTGACGGTGAACAAGGTTCTAGCCGTTACTGGACCTTGGCTCACTGGTCTAGCCGCGGTGGGGTCAGCCTTGGTCCGAACACCTTGGGTTGGGTCGTGGGCTGTGGTTTTCGGGGTCGTGTTTGGGGCTTTGGCTACAGTGGTTAACACCATAGAGCACGGTGGTCAAGTTGGGATGATATTCGAGATGTACCGAAGCTCTGCTGGGTTCTTTATGCTCATGGAAGAGAGCATAGAATCAACACTGGAAGAGAGAGcagcagaagagagagagaacggggaGTTGTTTGAAACAGAAGTGGCTCTTAAGCTGGGACGAAGTTTATCGGAGCTCAAAAATCTTGCGAgtatctcttcttcttttacttcttgttctttttcctcAAATTCAGAGTCCACAGAAGAGTATGCAAGCAAACTCTTTTGACTGTGCAGAGTCGAACTGTATATTTTATAAGCAGAGATGAGCTCTTAAATACAACGTATATATGACAAGTGATTTTTCACTGATCCAATGCCCAACTGCAACACCCGAAATCAAGATACAGAACGTCTCATAAGTGATATTACAGAGCGACGAAAACAATTATCAGTAATAGATTAAAAACAGTTTCCTCAAACAAATCAAGATTTCTGTTAATCGGTATTTGCTTTCTCGCAGGCAATCACCAAATAACATAATAGAATCAAGGACGAAATTATCGGTAGAAAGTTTATATAACAGCTCAAATGATAtgtgttaaggaaatagagtcctacattacttgggagtggaatgggtgatcacttaataacatttgagacctctccactcattgccaattgccaattggctttgaaatggatataaagtttctacatggtatcagagcagggcctgttccaccccacattttaaaaattaacaatccacaccccacgatgacagaccagcaaaaaggctgcacgatgataggacccaaaagtggccacacgtgacagacctcaaatgcggctgcacgtgaggggggatgttaaggaaatagagtcccacattgcttgggagtggaatgggtgatcacttaataacatttgggacctctccactcattgccaattggctttgagatggatataaaatttctacagATATTTCTATGGACATGTCACAAATATCACCACTTATTCAGATAAAGAGCGATTCAATAATATGTTATCGAATAATTAAGTTGACTATCACAATATCCCATGAACAGATACAATATTTCGACAATGGTGCGGAGACATTATCAaagtcaagaaaaataaaatttagggctagggttgcaaacgagcTGAGTCTAGCCGAGTTTTACCGTGTTCAAGCTTATTtattaagttttaaaaaaaaacccaagctcgagctcagtgaaaacttaacgagtcgagctcgagccgagcaggccttggcttgactcgagctcaagcttgtTCACGAGCACAAGCTTTAACGGACCAACGAAAAACGTATAGATATATATCATCGCATAgacctaatacaaccaaaaatattttgattgtgaagatatatatcttcatttttcatttttctgttcAAATTTCAGGCTGCTGTTAGTGGGCTTCAAAATCAACCTATTATCAATGCTGTAATTGACGGAGATGATATCATATACATAGACTATATAGATATCAGCATAGCTGTTGGCACTTCCAAGGTTTGTCAAATCCTTCCATTTAGTATCTTCCTGTTCGAACTTCAGAAGTACCCTTCTCACGGAAAGTAACCAGAGCGATAAAAATACGCACTCTTAGGCTATGTTCAGTAGAAGAGTCTAGTTTTTCCCTCATCGTCTTAATTTTCCTTAGTTTCCTTTTATTTGTTCCCGTAAAAGAACCACATgctgtatatgtatatgttatACAGCATGCGCAACTGATGCTCGTCCAaagtgtgtacatatatacgtTGTATTTAAGAGTCAAAAGAGTTTGCTTGCAAACTCTTCTGTGGGCTCTgaatttgaagaagaagaagaagaagtacgCGCAAGATTTTTGAGCTCCGGTAAACTTCGTCCCAGCTTAAGAGCCACTTCTGTTTCAAACACCtccccgttctctctctcttctgctgCTCTCTCTTCCAGTGTTGATTCTATGCTCTCTTCCATGAGCATAAAGAACCCGGCAGAGCTTCGGTACATTTCGAATATCATCCCAACTTGACCACCGTGCTCTATTGTGTTAACCACTGTAGCCAAAGCCCCAAACACGACCCCCATAACAACAGCCCACGACCCGATCCAAGGTGTTCCCGCCAAGGCTGACCCCACCGCGGCTAGACCAGTGAGCCAAGGTCCAGTAATGGCTAGAACCTTGTTCACCTTCAACACCAATTTACTTAGCCTCAAATACTCAGCACCATCCTTCCTCTTCATCACCCCAACCACCTCTCTCATCTCTTCTTCAAGCTCTTCGCTCCACCCGTTTCTCC
The sequence above is drawn from the Rhododendron vialii isolate Sample 1 chromosome 6a, ASM3025357v1 genome and encodes:
- the LOC131330509 gene encoding probable F-box protein At4g22030, yielding MATTQASIFLSRSASPSPTPTPKVQTHRLSARKLNGQQKFHTMTKTSTERHRNRSRINTRKEAEPNIEASEELHSIMNLVADRAEMHKNIGIQRDNWNHLLLSSINGMTVTAATMAALAAVSGEGNSLLALKLSSTILYAAATGVSLVMNKIQPSQLAEEQRNASRLLKQLHEQIKSRITLRKPTSNDVKDAMERVLAIDRAYPLPLLGAMLDKFPKAVEPAVWWPKEMRNQKESFGGGRGEGRRNGWSKELEEEMRGVVGVMKRKDSAEYLRLSKLVLTVNKVLAVTGPWLTGLAAVGSALVRTPWVGSWAVVFGVVFGALATVVNTIEHGGQVGMIFEMYRSSAGFFMLMEESIESTLEERAAEERENGELFETEVALKLGRSLSELKNLASISSSFTSCSFSSNSESTEEYASKLF